In Chiloscyllium punctatum isolate Juve2018m chromosome 52, sChiPun1.3, whole genome shotgun sequence, a single genomic region encodes these proteins:
- the LOC140470614 gene encoding histone H3: MARTKQTARKSTGGKAPRKQLATKAARKSAPATGGVKKPHRYRPGTVALREIRRYQKSTELLIRKLPFQRLVREIAQDFKTDLRFQSSAVMALQEASEAYLVGLFEDTNLCAIHAKRVTIMPKDIQLARRIRGERA; the protein is encoded by the coding sequence ATGGCCCGAACCAAGCAGACAGCGCGCAAATCCACCGGAGGGAAAGCTCCCCGCAAGCAGCTGGCGACCAAAGCGGCCCGCAAGAGCGCTCCGGCCACGGGCGGAGTGAAGAAGCCTCATCGCTACAGGCCCGGCACGGTGGCTCTGCGGGAGATCCGCCGCTACCAGAAATCCACCGAGCTGCTGATCCGCAAACTGCCCTTCCAGCGGCTGGTGCGAGAGATCGCTCAGGACTTCAAGACCGACCTGCGCTTCCAGAGCTCGGCGGTGATGGCCCTGCAGGAGGCCAGCGAGGCTTACCTGGTGGGACTGTTTGAGGACACCAACCTGTGCGCCATCCACGCCAAGCGGGTCACCATCATGCCCAAAGACATCCAGCTGGCCCGCCGGATCCGCGGGGAGCGCGCCTAA